Proteins encoded together in one Formosa sp. Hel3_A1_48 window:
- a CDS encoding DUF6168 family protein: protein MNSESREFSTKVLIFLSISFMAHLILNAVIGVPIFQHQIIHSYTINAALAVGIFWGLTSLKTKYSNQIGFMFLASSFIKFFVFFMVFYSPYKADGKIVFLEFVSFFIPYTICLILETYFLSKQLNQM, encoded by the coding sequence ATGAACTCCGAATCAAGAGAATTTTCCACCAAAGTGCTTATTTTTTTGAGTATTTCATTTATGGCTCATCTGATTTTAAATGCGGTTATTGGTGTTCCAATATTTCAGCATCAAATAATCCATTCGTACACAATAAATGCCGCCTTGGCTGTAGGAATATTTTGGGGACTAACATCTTTAAAGACAAAATACAGTAACCAAATTGGGTTTATGTTTTTAGCAAGTAGCTTTATTAAATTCTTTGTTTTTTTTATGGTATTCTATAGCCCCTACAAGGCAGATGGTAAAATTGTTTTCTTAGAATTTGTATCCTTTTTTATTCCGTACACGATTTGCCTAATTTTAGAGACATATTTTCTTAGCAAACAACTCAATCAAATGTAG
- a CDS encoding bactofilin family protein gives MFTEAKKPKYQQGALSQQNTIAQGTVFEGDLKSEGDFRIEGKIHGTLITKGKVVIGNTGKIEGSLSCKNADVEGSFKGKLTVFETLSLRATARVEGEVQTGKLAVEPGASFNAHCQMKDSVKELKAEPKPTLQTSAKPGQTA, from the coding sequence ATGTTCACAGAAGCAAAAAAACCAAAATACCAACAAGGCGCACTCTCACAGCAAAACACCATTGCTCAAGGAACTGTTTTTGAAGGGGACTTGAAGAGTGAAGGCGATTTTAGAATAGAGGGTAAAATTCACGGCACATTGATAACTAAAGGAAAAGTGGTAATAGGCAATACTGGTAAAATTGAAGGCAGTCTATCGTGTAAAAATGCAGATGTTGAGGGGAGCTTTAAAGGAAAACTAACTGTTTTTGAAACATTAAGTTTGCGCGCTACTGCACGTGTAGAGGGCGAGGTTCAAACAGGAAAACTAGCTGTTGAGCCAGGGGCTTCTTTTAATGCCCATTGTCAAATGAAGGATTCTGTAAAAGAGCTCAAAGCAGAACCAAAACCAACCTTACAAACAAGTGCCAAACCAGGACAAACCGCTTAA
- the porW gene encoding type IX secretion system periplasmic lipoprotein PorW/SprE: MRQTFKYILSFSAIAFIFTSCSQKKDKFINRNWHSLNTKYNILYNGNLALDAGLKDIEDSYQDNYWAILPVERLSFSEDLFSEFNNQNANFERAEQKAIKAVQKHGMNIKGKEKNPQIDEAYLLLGKSRYYSGRFIPALEAFNYILFKYPGSSNINSAKIWRAKTNLRLENEATALENLKALIEKKQLSKEDQVDAQATLAQLYLNTKRVDSALLHLRNAYTLTKSKPLRGRLHFIEGQIFNELGKKDSADLAFQKVIELKRSVPMAYRVNAFLEQIHNFDYSNGDREELSTLLSDMEDNREYRPYLDRIHHTIAKHHLKRENDSLAIAYFNKSLRTDSKDTFLTALNYHNIADLYFDDSRYTRAGTYYDSTHVNYKKNSKPYRAVKKRLDNLQDVIYYEAIAQANDSVLNLVAMSKSEQEDYFERLIKELKAEQEQKSTAQNNYINPSTSFGSKNASSKGKFYFYETATVAYGKNAFANVWGKRPLADNWRWSKKTISGEVSKSMASKAEGETNKDILTVSYYLNLIPADSAQIDSIAKERNFAYYQLGLIYKNKFKDYQRSVDKLEALLDQTPEDRLVLPAKYNLYKAYTLLPNLGLATQIKDEIIRDYPTSRYAQILKNPAAVLAGDEKGPEAVYKALFEKFEASAYQEVIDSCANEIIRFEGDEIVPKFELLKTSAKGRLYGFGEYKEGLNYIALNYPNSPEGKQAQELIDNVLSNLENDDFKNLSEGKNFKTIYQFNAQEQELINTFKKELAKVLEDEEVLSLKVSEDVFNKNTTFVVVHGLRSIQGARGFAELIDIEDNEILAQPSFAISSENYRILQIHKALDRYLEKREN; this comes from the coding sequence TTGAGACAGACATTCAAATATATTCTAAGTTTTTCAGCAATTGCATTTATTTTTACGAGCTGCTCGCAAAAAAAAGATAAATTCATCAACCGCAATTGGCACTCTCTAAACACAAAGTACAATATTTTATATAATGGAAATCTAGCACTAGATGCAGGGCTTAAGGATATTGAAGACTCATATCAAGACAATTACTGGGCAATTCTACCTGTAGAGCGCTTGAGCTTTTCCGAAGATCTTTTTTCAGAATTCAACAATCAAAATGCGAATTTTGAACGCGCTGAGCAAAAGGCTATTAAAGCGGTTCAAAAACACGGAATGAACATCAAGGGCAAAGAAAAAAACCCTCAAATTGACGAAGCATACCTCCTTCTGGGCAAGTCGCGCTATTACAGTGGACGATTTATACCAGCGCTTGAAGCGTTCAATTATATTTTGTTTAAATACCCTGGTAGTAGTAATATTAACTCAGCTAAGATTTGGCGTGCAAAAACAAATTTACGTCTAGAAAATGAAGCTACAGCCCTAGAGAATTTAAAAGCATTAATTGAAAAAAAGCAATTATCGAAAGAGGATCAAGTAGATGCCCAAGCGACTTTGGCTCAACTCTATTTGAATACAAAACGTGTGGACTCAGCTCTTTTACATCTCAGAAACGCCTACACGCTTACTAAAAGCAAGCCTTTGAGAGGTCGACTCCATTTTATTGAAGGCCAAATTTTTAATGAACTTGGTAAAAAGGACAGTGCTGATCTAGCGTTTCAAAAAGTTATTGAGCTAAAGCGCAGCGTTCCTATGGCGTATCGAGTAAATGCGTTTTTGGAACAGATTCACAATTTTGATTACTCCAATGGCGATCGTGAAGAACTAAGTACATTATTGTCTGATATGGAAGACAACAGAGAATATCGCCCATATTTGGACCGTATCCACCACACAATAGCAAAGCACCATTTGAAACGCGAGAATGACTCTCTTGCCATTGCTTATTTCAACAAATCTTTAAGAACAGATTCCAAGGATACTTTCTTAACAGCATTGAACTACCACAATATTGCTGACCTCTATTTTGATGACTCAAGATATACAAGAGCAGGCACATATTACGACAGTACTCATGTAAATTACAAGAAGAATTCAAAGCCTTACCGCGCAGTTAAAAAACGGCTGGACAATTTACAAGACGTCATTTATTACGAAGCTATTGCGCAGGCAAATGATAGTGTTTTAAATCTTGTTGCTATGTCAAAAAGCGAACAAGAAGACTATTTTGAGAGGCTCATCAAAGAATTAAAAGCTGAGCAAGAACAAAAAAGTACTGCACAAAACAACTATATAAATCCCTCGACAAGCTTTGGATCTAAAAATGCATCAAGTAAAGGAAAGTTTTATTTTTACGAAACGGCAACAGTCGCTTATGGTAAAAATGCATTTGCCAATGTTTGGGGGAAACGTCCGCTGGCGGATAATTGGCGATGGTCTAAAAAAACAATTTCTGGTGAGGTATCAAAATCAATGGCCTCTAAAGCAGAGGGAGAAACGAATAAAGATATTTTAACCGTCAGTTATTATTTAAATCTAATACCAGCAGATTCTGCTCAAATCGATAGTATTGCCAAAGAGCGAAATTTTGCATACTACCAATTGGGATTGATTTATAAAAACAAATTTAAAGACTATCAGCGCTCTGTAGACAAATTGGAAGCCCTTCTTGATCAAACCCCAGAAGACCGCTTGGTTTTACCCGCAAAATATAATCTTTATAAAGCATACACATTGCTTCCAAATTTAGGACTAGCCACGCAGATCAAGGATGAGATTATACGCGATTACCCCACCTCAAGGTATGCCCAAATACTCAAAAACCCAGCAGCGGTTTTAGCTGGCGATGAAAAAGGACCAGAGGCTGTATATAAAGCTCTTTTTGAAAAGTTTGAGGCCAGTGCTTATCAAGAAGTGATTGACTCCTGTGCTAATGAAATCATTCGATTTGAAGGGGATGAGATTGTTCCTAAGTTCGAATTGTTAAAAACCAGCGCAAAGGGGCGTCTCTATGGGTTTGGGGAGTACAAAGAAGGCCTCAATTATATTGCATTGAATTACCCTAATAGTCCTGAAGGCAAACAAGCCCAAGAGTTAATAGATAATGTGCTTTCAAACTTAGAAAACGACGATTTTAAAAATTTATCTGAGGGTAAAAATTTTAAAACGATTTACCAATTTAACGCTCAAGAGCAGGAGCTTATCAATACGTTTAAAAAGGAACTTGCCAAGGTACTTGAGGACGAAGAGGTCCTTAGTTTGAAGGTCTCTGAGGATGTGTTCAATAAAAATACTACATTTGTAGTTGTTCATGGCTTGAGAAGTATTCAAGGGGCAAGAGGATTTGCGGAGTTAATTGACATAGAAGACAATGAAATTTTAGCACAGCCAAGTTTTGCAATATCATCTGAAAACTACAGGATACTTCAAATACACAAAGCCCTTGATCGATATTTAGAAAAGCGAGAAAATTAA
- the atpB gene encoding F0F1 ATP synthase subunit A → MAGGDAPKTDKKAEIKAYIQHHLQDSYDFSLFSYTTDGGEHKYIAAPLPVILWDEGLKIFSSSKFHHGETLAEVDNNFYKLYHNKIYKTDAEGTINYDDHKHPTNIKPLDFSITKSVVMIMITALLMFFLFKALGKSYAENKGIAKGAGRFFEPIVLYIRDDIAIPNIGEKKHMRYMPFLLTVFFFIWFLNIFGLTPLGVNVTGNIAVTFALALLTFLITNFTGTKDYWKHIFDPLGDSMPWYGKLPLYIILIPIEVLGIFIKPFSLLIRLYANMQAGHIVLMSLIGLMFLFKSWLGSPLSFGLAFAISLIEILVALLQAYIFTMLSALYFGFASEEHEHHDEAHAH, encoded by the coding sequence ATGGCAGGAGGAGATGCCCCAAAGACTGATAAAAAAGCTGAGATTAAAGCCTATATTCAGCACCACCTTCAAGACTCTTACGATTTTAGTCTATTTTCATACACCACAGACGGGGGCGAACACAAATATATAGCAGCACCGTTACCCGTAATTTTATGGGACGAAGGGCTTAAAATATTTTCTTCATCCAAATTTCATCATGGTGAAACTCTTGCTGAAGTTGACAACAACTTTTATAAGTTATACCACAATAAAATTTATAAAACAGATGCTGAGGGAACCATCAATTATGATGATCACAAGCATCCCACAAATATTAAACCTCTAGATTTTTCAATCACAAAAAGCGTTGTCATGATTATGATTACAGCGCTTCTTATGTTTTTCCTATTCAAAGCTCTAGGGAAATCTTATGCGGAGAACAAAGGAATTGCTAAAGGAGCAGGCCGCTTTTTTGAACCAATAGTCCTCTATATTAGAGACGACATTGCCATCCCCAATATCGGCGAAAAGAAACACATGCGCTACATGCCTTTTTTATTGACAGTATTCTTTTTCATTTGGTTCCTCAACATTTTTGGGCTCACACCTCTTGGGGTTAATGTTACCGGAAATATTGCTGTTACATTTGCTTTAGCGTTACTAACATTCCTGATTACAAATTTCACAGGGACAAAGGATTATTGGAAACATATATTTGATCCTCTCGGAGACTCCATGCCTTGGTATGGTAAGCTTCCATTATACATCATATTAATCCCAATTGAGGTTTTAGGGATTTTTATCAAACCTTTTTCGCTTTTAATTCGATTATACGCCAACATGCAAGCCGGGCATATCGTGTTAATGAGTTTGATTGGTTTAATGTTTTTATTTAAAAGTTGGTTGGGAAGCCCATTGTCCTTTGGACTGGCTTTTGCCATATCGCTTATTGAAATACTTGTAGCATTGTTGCAGGCTTATATTTTCACAATGCTATCAGCTTTATATTTTGGTTTTGCTTCAGAGGAGCACGAGCATCACGATGAAGCGCACGCTCATTAA
- a CDS encoding glycosyltransferase family 9 protein — protein MREDPQHILVIRFSSLGDVAMIVPVISALIKSHPNAKIAVLTKTQFTPLFKHLPTVEVIGVDLKKQYKGLLGLFQLSKKIKALRVNAVADLHYVLRTKVLRILLPGLNWAILDKGRKEKKQLITGKIFKPLKPVVERYADVFRQLGFDLSLSTPDFPIAQPLSKEIQSLLKECPQPYIGIAPFAAYSSKTYSLDKMKAVIDHFSKTGATVVLFGGGQAEVQKLNEITNLFPNVISVAGRLSLDDELKLIGHLKAMLAMDSGNAHMAALMGIQVLTLWGVTHPFSGFKPFNQSLKNCLVADRNKFPRIPTSVYGKHYPKGYEKAIDSISEKDIIAAIEKIV, from the coding sequence TTGCGCGAGGACCCACAACATATACTGGTCATTAGATTTTCATCTTTAGGGGATGTGGCGATGATAGTTCCTGTAATAAGTGCCCTTATTAAAAGCCACCCAAATGCAAAAATAGCTGTACTCACCAAGACTCAATTTACTCCTCTTTTTAAGCATCTGCCCACTGTTGAGGTTATTGGAGTTGACTTGAAAAAACAGTACAAAGGACTTCTTGGCCTGTTCCAGCTTTCTAAAAAAATAAAGGCCCTTAGAGTAAATGCAGTTGCTGATTTACACTATGTTTTGCGGACCAAGGTACTGCGCATTTTACTTCCCGGGCTCAATTGGGCCATTTTGGACAAAGGACGTAAAGAAAAAAAACAATTAATTACAGGAAAAATATTTAAACCCTTAAAGCCTGTTGTCGAACGTTATGCTGATGTATTTCGTCAACTTGGGTTTGACCTCTCATTAAGCACACCAGATTTTCCAATAGCTCAGCCACTTTCCAAAGAAATTCAATCCCTATTAAAAGAATGCCCACAGCCCTATATTGGAATTGCCCCGTTTGCTGCCTACTCTTCAAAGACATATTCTTTGGATAAAATGAAAGCGGTTATAGATCATTTTTCTAAAACTGGCGCTACTGTTGTTTTGTTTGGAGGCGGACAAGCAGAGGTGCAAAAGCTAAATGAGATTACGAATTTATTCCCAAATGTAATTTCGGTGGCTGGCCGACTTTCCCTGGATGATGAGTTAAAATTAATTGGCCATTTAAAAGCAATGCTGGCTATGGATTCAGGCAACGCGCACATGGCGGCTTTAATGGGTATACAGGTCCTGACTTTATGGGGAGTTACTCATCCATTTTCTGGGTTCAAGCCCTTTAATCAGTCTCTTAAAAATTGCTTGGTTGCAGACCGAAATAAATTTCCAAGAATACCGACTTCAGTTTACGGTAAACACTACCCAAAGGGTTATGAAAAAGCGATAGATAGCATTTCTGAAAAAGACATTATAGCGGCTATTGAAAAAATAGTCTAA
- a CDS encoding DUF4254 domain-containing protein gives MFSKKANTIFQDVIATYKKADTVDQPFHNKYDKDQDLIGHLLYRKCWIDTVQWAYEDIIRDPNIDPVTALKLKRMIDASNQDRTDTVEFIDSYFLELYKKVQPKSTAKINSESPAWAIDRLSILALKIYHMHLETVRADATGEHKAACQKKLDILLEQRLDLSTAIDDLLGAIANGDKYMKVYKQMKMYNDDELNPVLRGTK, from the coding sequence ATGTTTTCCAAGAAAGCCAATACAATTTTTCAAGATGTAATTGCCACTTATAAAAAGGCGGATACTGTCGATCAGCCATTTCACAACAAATATGATAAAGACCAGGACCTCATCGGTCATTTATTGTACAGAAAGTGCTGGATCGACACGGTTCAATGGGCTTATGAAGATATTATTCGCGACCCCAATATTGACCCTGTTACAGCTTTAAAACTAAAGCGCATGATTGATGCTTCAAATCAAGACCGAACCGATACAGTGGAATTTATTGACAGCTATTTTTTAGAGTTATACAAAAAGGTTCAGCCAAAAAGTACGGCCAAAATCAACTCTGAAAGTCCAGCTTGGGCAATTGACCGCCTTTCTATTTTAGCGCTTAAAATTTACCACATGCACCTCGAAACGGTACGTGCTGATGCTACAGGCGAACACAAAGCAGCCTGTCAGAAAAAGTTAGACATTTTATTAGAGCAACGTCTGGATCTTTCTACTGCCATAGATGACCTTTTAGGGGCTATTGCCAATGGCGATAAATACATGAAGGTGTACAAGCAAATGAAAATGTACAATGATGACGAACTAAATCCTGTTTTAAGAGGAACAAAATAA
- the atpE gene encoding ATP synthase F0 subunit C: protein MEIPVMVGAGLVVIGVGLGIGKIGGSAMEAIARQPEAYGKIQTAMLIAAALIEGIGFAALFAV from the coding sequence ATGGAAATTCCAGTAATGGTAGGTGCAGGTTTAGTTGTAATCGGAGTAGGATTAGGTATTGGCAAAATTGGTGGTTCCGCAATGGAGGCTATCGCTCGCCAGCCAGAAGCTTACGGAAAGATTCAAACAGCTATGCTTATTGCAGCAGCCCTGATTGAAGGTATTGGATTTGCGGCATTATTTGCAGTATAA
- a CDS encoding AtpZ/AtpI family protein, whose product MPNQDKPLKHLAALSGIGIQMGVIIYVFVRLGQWLDVSFNTSKKTFVAIGALIGVSAGLYVALRQLKKSQNK is encoded by the coding sequence GTGCCAAACCAGGACAAACCGCTTAAACACCTTGCCGCACTTTCAGGTATTGGAATTCAGATGGGGGTGATTATATATGTTTTTGTCCGCTTGGGGCAGTGGTTAGACGTCAGTTTCAATACTTCCAAAAAAACCTTTGTGGCTATTGGCGCCCTGATTGGGGTTTCTGCGGGACTTTATGTAGCGCTGAGGCAACTAAAAAAAAGCCAAAATAAATGA
- a CDS encoding ferredoxin--NADP reductase: protein MATFNTLVISKIQRETSKAVSISFDVPESLKNTYAFEAGQYLTLKTKIDGQEIRRDYSISSSPRSNELTVTIKEIENGIFSSFANQELKVGESIAVAPPKGRFTYTTNSNRQNTIVAFAAGSGITPIMSILKTVLDTNTSQKFVLVYGNKTPEETIFFKTLHDLKTQYPTRFELQYVYSQAQGESALFGRIDKGNTNYSLKNLINIDQTSAFYLCGPEKMIHTVKEVLLQHNVSEDDILFELFTATTTVAEAQVSIPSGPTKATVLVDDETTEISVNSEQTILEAALKHDVDVPYSCQGGVCSSCICRITKGTAEMRQNSVLTDGEVAEGLVLSCQAVPTSAVIHIDFDDV, encoded by the coding sequence ATGGCTACATTTAACACCCTTGTTATAAGCAAAATTCAGCGTGAAACTTCTAAAGCAGTAAGCATTAGTTTTGATGTCCCGGAATCATTAAAGAACACATATGCCTTTGAGGCGGGCCAGTATCTAACCTTAAAAACTAAAATTGATGGTCAAGAGATACGCCGTGACTACTCTATTAGCTCAAGCCCTAGAAGTAATGAGTTGACCGTTACCATCAAAGAAATCGAAAATGGAATATTTTCGTCTTTTGCTAACCAAGAACTTAAAGTAGGGGAGTCTATCGCTGTAGCACCTCCAAAAGGCCGCTTCACATATACAACAAATTCTAATCGTCAAAACACTATTGTCGCTTTTGCTGCAGGAAGCGGGATAACCCCAATTATGAGTATTTTGAAAACTGTATTGGACACGAACACTAGCCAAAAGTTTGTTCTTGTTTACGGAAACAAAACACCTGAAGAAACAATTTTTTTTAAAACGCTTCACGATTTGAAAACACAATACCCAACTCGTTTTGAGCTTCAGTATGTATACAGTCAAGCACAAGGTGAGAGCGCGCTTTTTGGAAGAATTGATAAAGGAAATACAAATTACAGCTTAAAGAATCTAATTAATATTGATCAAACATCGGCCTTCTATTTGTGCGGCCCTGAGAAAATGATACATACCGTTAAAGAAGTTCTTTTGCAACACAATGTGTCTGAGGATGATATATTGTTCGAACTTTTTACTGCTACAACAACAGTTGCTGAAGCCCAAGTTTCGATACCTAGTGGCCCCACCAAAGCTACTGTTTTGGTAGATGATGAAACAACAGAAATTAGTGTAAATTCAGAGCAAACCATTCTTGAGGCCGCACTGAAGCATGATGTTGATGTCCCTTATTCTTGTCAAGGAGGAGTATGTAGTAGCTGTATTTGCCGGATCACAAAAGGAACTGCTGAAATGCGTCAAAATAGTGTTCTTACAGATGGTGAAGTCGCAGAAGGCCTTGTGCTTAGTTGTCAAGCCGTTCCAACATCAGCTGTTATACATATCGATTTTGATGATGTTTAG